The proteins below are encoded in one region of Bacteroides uniformis:
- a CDS encoding GH32 C-terminal domain-containing protein, whose product MIHLKDFWRTIRRTLTVFILGTTVAVFTCQAINPPFVIKHLGDGQSIVQIDEQKKFLLLPVEEASPEAKLYMIADNDVVRSMNVRLAVNKVDYFVPVDLTGFDNKHLSFNFQLIPDSALCWEEMKLSDEFDVSNREKYRPVYHFSPAYGWMNDPNGMFYKDGVYHLFYQHNPYGSMWGNMHWGHATSTDLVTWEHHGDAISPDALGTIFSGSCVVDKDNTAGFGAGAVIAFYTSASDRQVQSMAYSLDNGKTFKKYARNPILTSTQRDFRDPKVIWHEDTKKWIMVLAVGQEMEIYSSADLKSWTLESKFGEGQGAHGGVWECPDLLELPVEGTELKKWVLVCNLNPGGPFGGSATQYFVGTFDGKRFVNESPAVTKWMDWGKDHYATVTWSNAPAGRAIALAWMSNWQYANDVPTRQYRSANSVPRDLSLYTSEGETYVKVTPSPELLKLRDKGSKKRAFKVDRTYNLDKLLNDNSGTYEIEMTIKNKDADVIGFQLFNSKGEEVEMYYNLAEKTFTMDRTESGEVSFSKDFPAVTVAPVEGGNEMKLRLFVDKSSIEAFGNDGRFAMTNLVFPSEPYNRISFYAKGGSCNVTSFTVYKLGLK is encoded by the coding sequence ATGATTCATTTAAAAGACTTTTGGCGGACAATCAGAAGGACGCTTACCGTATTTATATTAGGAACTACCGTGGCTGTCTTCACATGCCAGGCCATAAATCCTCCTTTCGTGATTAAACATCTGGGTGACGGACAGAGTATCGTCCAAATTGACGAGCAGAAGAAGTTTTTGCTGCTGCCGGTGGAAGAGGCTTCTCCGGAGGCAAAATTGTATATGATAGCGGACAATGATGTTGTACGCAGTATGAACGTGCGATTGGCAGTCAATAAGGTTGACTATTTTGTTCCGGTCGATTTGACCGGCTTCGATAATAAACATCTCTCTTTCAACTTCCAGCTTATTCCGGATTCGGCCTTATGCTGGGAAGAAATGAAACTGTCGGATGAATTCGATGTTTCGAACCGGGAGAAGTACCGTCCGGTGTATCATTTCAGCCCGGCTTACGGTTGGATGAATGATCCTAACGGAATGTTCTACAAAGACGGGGTCTACCATTTGTTCTACCAGCATAATCCCTACGGCTCCATGTGGGGGAACATGCATTGGGGACATGCCACCAGTACGGACCTCGTCACTTGGGAACATCACGGAGATGCTATTTCGCCCGATGCGCTGGGAACAATTTTCAGTGGCTCTTGTGTTGTCGACAAGGATAATACGGCCGGGTTCGGTGCCGGTGCCGTCATTGCTTTCTATACATCGGCAAGCGACCGCCAAGTGCAGAGCATGGCCTATAGCCTTGACAACGGAAAGACCTTCAAGAAGTATGCGCGAAATCCCATCCTGACTTCCACGCAGCGCGACTTCCGTGACCCTAAAGTCATCTGGCACGAAGATACCAAGAAATGGATCATGGTTCTTGCCGTAGGGCAGGAAATGGAGATATACTCTTCTGCCGACCTGAAGAGCTGGACGCTGGAGAGCAAATTCGGTGAAGGACAAGGTGCTCACGGCGGAGTCTGGGAGTGTCCCGACCTGCTTGAACTGCCGGTTGAAGGTACGGAACTGAAGAAGTGGGTACTCGTCTGTAACCTCAATCCGGGTGGACCGTTCGGTGGCTCTGCCACACAATATTTCGTGGGGACATTTGACGGAAAGAGATTCGTGAACGAGTCTCCCGCAGTGACGAAATGGATGGACTGGGGAAAAGACCATTATGCAACTGTCACTTGGAGCAATGCTCCTGCAGGACGTGCCATTGCATTGGCATGGATGAGCAACTGGCAATATGCCAACGATGTGCCCACCCGCCAATACCGTAGTGCCAACTCCGTGCCGCGCGACCTTTCGCTCTATACCTCGGAGGGTGAAACCTATGTAAAGGTAACCCCGTCTCCCGAATTGCTGAAACTGAGGGATAAAGGCAGCAAGAAGCGTGCTTTCAAGGTAGACCGCACGTATAATCTGGACAAACTGCTGAATGACAATTCCGGAACGTATGAAATCGAAATGACCATCAAGAACAAGGATGCGGATGTGATAGGATTCCAGCTCTTTAACTCGAAAGGCGAGGAGGTGGAGATGTACTATAACCTGGCGGAAAAGACGTTCACCATGGACCGTACCGAGAGTGGTGAGGTGTCGTTCAGCAAGGACTTCCCTGCAGTGACCGTGGCTCCTGTCGAGGGTGGCAATGAAATGAAACTCCGCTTGTTCGTAGACAAGTCGAGCATTGAAGCGTTTGGCAACGACGGACGTTTTGCCATGACAAATCTTGTATTCCCGTCGGAACCTTACAACCGCATCAGTTTCTATGCTAAAGGTGGAAGCTGCAATGTCACCTCGTTTACTGTGTACAAACTCGGATTAAAATAA
- a CDS encoding MFS transporter yields the protein MENTKNSSLAKLFPVMLCFFAMGFVDLVGIASNYVKADLNLTDSQANIFPSLVFFWFLIFSVPTGMLMNRIGRKKTVLLSLVITFASLLLPVFGDGYVLMLLSFSLLGIGNALMQTSLNPLLSNIVSGERLASTLTFGQFVKAIASFLAPYIAMWGATQAIPSLGMGWRVLFPVYMVIAVIAILWLSGTSIREEKEEGRPSTFGECLALLGKPFIFLCFLGIMCHVGIDVGTNTTAPKILMERLGMTLADAGFATSLYFIFRTAGCFLGAFILQKMAPRTFFGISVLCMLAAMVGLFVFHEKTMIYICIALIGFGNSNIFPVIFSQALLAMPQKKNEVSGLMIMGLFGGTVFPIAMGLASDAVGQSGAVAVMTVGVVYLFFYMLRMKR from the coding sequence ATGGAAAATACTAAGAATTCTTCCTTGGCAAAGCTCTTTCCGGTCATGCTTTGCTTCTTCGCCATGGGCTTTGTGGATTTGGTGGGCATCGCCTCCAACTACGTGAAGGCCGACTTGAACCTGACCGACTCGCAAGCCAACATATTCCCGTCTCTGGTGTTCTTCTGGTTCCTCATCTTCTCCGTACCTACGGGTATGCTGATGAACCGCATCGGACGCAAGAAGACGGTGCTTCTCAGCCTTGTCATCACGTTTGCCTCTTTGCTTCTCCCGGTTTTCGGAGACGGCTACGTGCTGATGCTGCTCTCGTTCTCATTGCTGGGCATCGGCAATGCGCTGATGCAAACGTCGCTCAACCCGCTGCTTTCCAATATCGTAAGCGGCGAGCGGCTGGCAAGTACGCTCACCTTCGGACAGTTTGTAAAAGCCATTGCTTCGTTTCTGGCTCCATACATCGCCATGTGGGGAGCTACGCAGGCCATTCCGTCTCTGGGCATGGGCTGGAGGGTGCTGTTCCCGGTCTATATGGTTATTGCGGTGATTGCCATTCTCTGGCTGAGCGGTACTTCCATCCGCGAGGAAAAGGAAGAGGGACGCCCTTCCACCTTCGGGGAGTGCCTCGCCCTGCTGGGCAAGCCGTTTATCTTTCTCTGCTTCCTGGGCATCATGTGCCATGTGGGCATTGATGTAGGTACGAATACCACAGCGCCCAAAATCCTGATGGAGCGTCTGGGCATGACGCTGGCCGATGCCGGCTTTGCCACCAGCCTTTACTTCATTTTCCGCACGGCGGGTTGCTTTCTCGGCGCCTTCATTCTTCAGAAGATGGCTCCCCGAACCTTCTTCGGCATCAGCGTGTTATGTATGTTGGCTGCGATGGTAGGGTTGTTCGTTTTCCATGAAAAGACAATGATATACATTTGCATTGCCCTTATCGGTTTCGGCAATTCGAACATCTTTCCGGTTATCTTCTCTCAGGCGTTGCTTGCTATGCCACAAAAGAAGAACGAGGTTTCCGGTTTGATGATTATGGGGCTCTTCGGCGGTACGGTATTTCCGATAGCAATGGGCTTGGCAAGTGATGCTGTAGGACAAAGCGGTGCCGTGGCTGTGATGACGGTAGGGGTAGTGTACTTGTTCTTCTATATGCTGCGTATGAAGCGGTAA
- a CDS encoding carbohydrate kinase family protein, translating to MNKIIVGMGEALWDCLPEGKKIGGAPANFAYHASQFGFDSRVVSAVGADADGDEILDVFARKGLRTQIERVPYPTGTVQVTLDAVGVPCYEIKEGVAWDNIPFTDELKRLALNTRAVCFGSLAQRSETSRITINRFLDTMPDAEGQLKIFDINLRQGFYTKEILCESMRRCNILKINDEELVTISRIFGYPGIDLQDKCWILLAKYNLKMLILTCGTNGSYVFTPGVVSFQETPKVPVADTVGAGDSFTAAFTAAILSGKQVPDAHKLAVEVSAYVCTQSGAMPELPVALKERLA from the coding sequence ATGAATAAGATAATAGTAGGTATGGGCGAGGCTCTGTGGGACTGCCTCCCCGAAGGAAAGAAGATAGGCGGTGCTCCGGCAAACTTTGCTTACCATGCATCGCAGTTTGGTTTCGACAGCCGTGTGGTCAGTGCCGTAGGTGCCGATGCGGATGGGGACGAGATTCTGGATGTGTTCGCCCGGAAGGGGCTGCGCACGCAGATTGAGCGCGTGCCTTACCCCACGGGAACGGTGCAGGTGACGCTCGATGCCGTGGGCGTGCCGTGCTATGAGATAAAAGAAGGCGTGGCCTGGGACAACATTCCCTTTACCGACGAACTGAAGCGTCTGGCACTGAACACGCGTGCCGTATGTTTCGGCTCTTTGGCGCAACGCAGTGAAACAAGCCGCATCACCATCAACCGTTTTCTCGACACGATGCCCGATGCGGAGGGGCAACTGAAGATATTCGACATCAATCTCCGCCAAGGGTTCTATACCAAAGAGATACTCTGCGAATCCATGCGCCGCTGCAACATCCTCAAGATAAACGATGAGGAGCTGGTGACCATCAGCCGTATTTTCGGCTACCCGGGCATCGACTTGCAGGACAAATGCTGGATTCTGCTGGCTAAATATAACCTGAAAATGCTTATCTTGACTTGTGGAACGAACGGCAGCTATGTGTTCACTCCGGGAGTGGTTTCCTTCCAGGAGACGCCCAAGGTACCGGTGGCGGACACCGTTGGAGCCGGTGACTCGTTCACGGCAGCCTTCACCGCTGCCATTCTCAGCGGGAAGCAGGTGCCCGATGCCCATAAACTGGCGGTGGAAGTCTCTGCCTATGTATGTACCCAGAGCGGTGCCATGCCGGAATTGCCGGTGGCCTTGAAAGAAAGGCTGGCATAG
- a CDS encoding hybrid sensor histidine kinase/response regulator transcription factor, whose translation MRQHNLRILFFLLVLWGVAVACSRREARFRIGVSQCSEDEWRRQMNSEILREAHFYEDVEVDIRTAVDDNDRQAKDIRELIAEGVDLLIVAPNEATPITPVVEEAYNRGIPVIVVDRKILSDKYTAYVGADNYEIGKAVGEYVANVLHGQGDVVEISGLVGSTPAVDRHQGFVKAISAYPGIRLLAVEDGAWLQLKAGEKMDTLLSRFPHIDLVYAQNDRMAAGAYAAAAREGREKDMRFIGIDALSGKDYGVEKVLAGELDATFIYPTGGDRVMQIAMDILNKRDFPRETILGTSVVDRDNALIMKMQTAHIGTLDGKIETLNGKINQYLASYATQQVVLYGSLSALLLLVGLLVAVYLSLRAKNRLNRELSMQKKKLEEQKTQLIQQKELLEVQKSQLEQLSHELEEATHAKLVFFTNISHDFRTPLTLIADPIEQLLANRTLDGQPRQLLELMKKNVHILLRLVNQILDFRKVENGRMELHLEPFDLLDSFRGWNDSFRMALLKKHIAFSFEASPDTDFRMMADAEKMERIYFNLFSNAVKYTPENGKITVRLLKSEQNYSLSVFNSGSYISSTDVEAIFERFYQVDGHQAGTGIGLALVRAFVEMHGGNITARSDEKGTTFIVTFPQQDVSQYHPTIVTLPAEEKDVSSTLIDTEVKACEEVVEADCPTVLVIDDNADIRNYVKSLLSNEFRVLDAADGTEGIRLAMKYVPDVIISDVMMPGMDGVECCRRLKGELQTCHIPVILLTACSLDEQRIQGYDGGADSYISKPFNSQLLLSRVRNLIANRRQLRQFFGDNQTIEKEAISDLDKGFVSRFKSLVEERMKDAELNVEDLGRNMGMSRVQLYRKLKSLTNYSPNELLRQMRLKKAASLLASSDMTVAEIAYEVGFSSPSYFTKCYKEQFGESPTEFLKRRG comes from the coding sequence ATGAGACAGCATAACCTTCGGATTTTATTCTTTTTGCTCGTGCTTTGGGGAGTGGCGGTTGCCTGCTCCCGGCGCGAGGCACGTTTCCGTATCGGCGTTTCCCAATGTAGCGAGGATGAATGGCGGCGCCAGATGAACAGTGAGATACTCCGTGAAGCCCATTTCTACGAGGATGTGGAGGTGGACATCCGTACTGCTGTCGACGATAATGACCGTCAGGCAAAAGACATTCGTGAGCTGATAGCCGAAGGGGTGGATCTGCTGATTGTGGCCCCTAATGAAGCCACTCCGATAACTCCGGTTGTGGAGGAGGCATACAACCGGGGCATTCCGGTGATTGTAGTGGACCGTAAAATCCTTTCGGACAAATACACGGCCTACGTCGGTGCAGACAACTACGAGATAGGGAAAGCTGTGGGAGAGTATGTGGCCAATGTGCTGCATGGGCAGGGAGATGTGGTGGAAATCTCAGGTTTGGTGGGCTCCACACCTGCCGTAGACCGTCATCAAGGATTTGTGAAGGCTATATCCGCTTATCCCGGTATCCGGTTGCTGGCCGTTGAAGACGGTGCCTGGTTGCAACTCAAGGCCGGAGAGAAAATGGATACTCTGCTGAGCCGCTTTCCGCATATCGACCTGGTGTATGCGCAGAATGACCGTATGGCGGCCGGAGCCTATGCTGCCGCTGCCCGAGAGGGGCGGGAAAAGGATATGCGGTTCATCGGCATAGACGCCCTGTCCGGCAAAGACTATGGAGTGGAGAAAGTGCTTGCCGGCGAACTGGATGCCACGTTTATATATCCTACCGGTGGCGACCGCGTGATGCAGATTGCCATGGATATCCTGAACAAGCGTGATTTCCCCCGTGAAACTATCCTGGGCACTTCCGTCGTCGACCGCGACAATGCTCTCATCATGAAGATGCAGACCGCCCACATCGGCACCCTGGATGGAAAGATAGAAACCCTGAACGGAAAGATAAACCAGTATTTAGCCAGTTATGCCACGCAGCAGGTTGTCTTGTACGGCAGTCTGTCCGCCCTATTGTTGCTGGTCGGTTTGTTGGTGGCTGTCTACCTCTCCTTGCGTGCCAAGAACCGGTTGAACCGTGAACTGTCCATGCAGAAAAAGAAACTGGAGGAACAGAAAACCCAGTTGATACAGCAGAAGGAACTGTTGGAAGTACAGAAGTCGCAGTTAGAACAGCTTTCCCATGAACTGGAGGAGGCTACGCACGCCAAGCTGGTGTTCTTCACGAATATTTCACACGATTTCCGTACTCCGCTGACGCTGATAGCCGATCCCATAGAGCAGCTTCTTGCCAACCGCACCCTCGACGGACAGCCGCGCCAGCTCCTCGAGCTGATGAAAAAGAATGTGCATATCCTGCTTCGCCTGGTCAACCAGATACTTGATTTCCGGAAGGTGGAGAACGGGCGCATGGAGCTCCATCTCGAACCTTTTGATTTGCTCGACAGCTTCCGGGGCTGGAACGACTCTTTCCGCATGGCGTTGCTGAAGAAACATATTGCTTTCAGCTTTGAGGCATCTCCCGATACGGACTTCCGGATGATGGCGGATGCGGAGAAGATGGAGCGCATTTACTTCAATCTCTTCTCCAATGCCGTGAAGTATACGCCGGAGAACGGGAAAATCACCGTACGGTTGTTAAAGTCGGAACAGAACTACAGTCTGTCCGTCTTCAATTCCGGCAGCTACATTTCTTCGACCGATGTGGAAGCCATCTTCGAGCGCTTCTATCAAGTGGACGGGCATCAAGCCGGTACCGGTATCGGACTGGCGCTGGTACGTGCCTTTGTAGAGATGCATGGCGGTAACATTACGGCACGCAGTGACGAGAAAGGCACTACTTTCATCGTTACTTTCCCGCAGCAGGATGTTTCGCAGTACCATCCCACCATAGTGACGTTGCCTGCCGAAGAGAAGGACGTGTCGTCCACCCTGATAGATACGGAAGTGAAGGCATGCGAAGAGGTGGTTGAGGCTGATTGTCCTACTGTGCTGGTAATTGACGATAATGCGGATATTCGCAACTATGTGAAGTCACTTCTGTCGAACGAGTTCCGTGTATTGGATGCTGCGGACGGGACAGAGGGTATCCGGCTGGCCATGAAGTATGTGCCGGATGTGATTATCTCCGATGTAATGATGCCCGGTATGGATGGTGTGGAATGCTGCCGCCGCTTGAAGGGGGAGTTGCAGACATGCCATATCCCGGTGATTCTGCTGACGGCCTGCTCGCTGGACGAACAGCGTATCCAGGGCTATGATGGCGGTGCCGATTCTTATATTTCCAAACCATTCAATTCGCAGTTGCTCTTGTCTCGTGTCCGCAATCTTATTGCAAACCGCCGTCAGTTGAGGCAGTTCTTCGGAGATAACCAGACTATCGAGAAGGAAGCCATCAGTGATTTGGATAAGGGTTTCGTCTCCCGCTTCAAATCGCTTGTCGAGGAGAGAATGAAAGATGCGGAACTCAATGTGGAGGATTTGGGACGGAATATGGGTATGAGCCGTGTGCAGCTTTACCGTAAGCTGAAATCGCTGACCAACTATTCGCCGAATGAGCTGCTGCGCCAGATGAGGTTGAAAAAGGCTGCCTCACTGCTTGCCTCCTCTGACATGACGGTAGCGGAGATTGCCTATGAAGTGGGCTTTTCGTCACCTTCCTATTTCACGAAATGCTATAAGGAACAGTTTGGGGAGAGTCCTACCGAGTTTCTGAAAAGAAGGGGATAG
- the nifJ gene encoding pyruvate:ferredoxin (flavodoxin) oxidoreductase yields the protein MTKQKKFITCDGNQAAAHISYMFSEVAAIYPITPSSTMAEYVDEWAAAGRKNIFGETVLVQEMQSEGGAAGAVHGSLQAGALTTTYTASQGLLLMIPNMYKIAGEFLPCVFHVSARTLASHALCIFGDHQDVMSARQTGFAMLAEGSVQEVMDLAGVAHLATIKARVPFMNFFDGFRTSHEIQKIEMLENEDLAPLIDQEALAEFRARALNPMNPVARGMAENPDHFFQHRESCNNYYEAVPAIVEEYMNEISKITGRKYGLFDYYGAEDAERVIIAMGSVTEAAREAIDHLVANGEKVGLVAVHLYRPFSAKHFLAAVPKTAKKIAVLDRTKEPGANGEPLYLDVKDCFYGAENAPVIVGGRYGLGSKDTTPAQILAVYKNLAMPMPKNHFTIGIVDDVTFTSLPQEEEIALGGEGMFEAKFYGLGADGTVGANKNSVKIIGDNTDKHCQAYFSYDSKKSGGFTCSHLRFGDTPIRSTYLVNTPNFVACHVQAYLHMYDVTRGLRKNGSFLLNTIWEGEELAKNLPNKVKKYFAQNNITVYYINATQIAQEIGLGNRTNTILQSAFFRITGVIPVDLAVEQMKKFIVKSYGKKGEDVVNKNYAAVDRGGEYKQLTVDPAWANLADDAKAENNDPAFINEVVRPINAQDGDLLPVSAFKGIEDGTWEQGTAKYEKRGVAAFVPEWNAENCIQCNKCAYVCPHASIRPFVLDAEEQKGANFTQLKAVGKAFDGMTFRIQVDVLDCLGCGNCADVCPGNPKKGGKALTMKHLESQLPEAANWTYCAENVKSKQHLVDIKANVKNSQFATPLFEFSGACSGCGETPYVKLISQLFGDREMVANATGCSSIYSGSVPSTPYTKNEKGHGPAWANSLFEDFCEFGLGMELANEKMRARIVKAMEDAIAAEGTPAEYKEVFQAWIENMYDADKSKELAEKIIPMVEAAKDKCDSCKTIASLSQYLVKRSQWIIGGDGASYDIGYGGLDHVIASGKDVNILVLDTEVYSNTGGQSSKATPVGAIAKFAAAGKRVRKKDLGLMATTYGYVYVAQIAMGADQAQTLKAIREAEAYPGPSLIIAYAPCINHGLKAGMGKSQAEEEKAVKCGYWHLWRYNPALEAEGKNPFTLDSKEPDWSGFQDFLKGEVRYASVMKQYPQEADELFKAAEENAKWRYNSYKRLSKENWGAEVTE from the coding sequence ATGACTAAACAGAAGAAATTCATTACTTGTGATGGTAACCAGGCTGCTGCACATATCTCGTATATGTTCTCCGAAGTAGCTGCCATCTACCCCATCACCCCCTCTTCTACGATGGCTGAATACGTAGACGAATGGGCTGCCGCAGGTCGCAAGAACATCTTCGGCGAAACAGTATTGGTACAGGAAATGCAGTCAGAAGGTGGTGCTGCAGGTGCCGTCCACGGCTCTCTGCAAGCCGGTGCGCTGACTACTACTTACACAGCTTCACAAGGTCTGTTGCTGATGATCCCGAACATGTACAAGATTGCCGGTGAATTCCTGCCTTGTGTATTCCACGTATCAGCACGTACATTGGCAAGCCATGCACTGTGTATCTTCGGTGACCACCAGGACGTTATGTCTGCACGCCAGACTGGTTTTGCCATGTTGGCCGAAGGTTCTGTACAAGAAGTTATGGACTTGGCAGGTGTTGCCCACCTAGCCACCATCAAGGCCCGTGTTCCGTTTATGAACTTCTTCGACGGCTTCCGTACTTCTCACGAAATCCAGAAGATTGAAATGTTGGAGAACGAAGACCTCGCTCCGCTTATCGACCAGGAAGCTTTGGCTGAATTCCGCGCACGTGCATTGAACCCGATGAACCCGGTTGCCCGTGGTATGGCCGAAAATCCTGACCACTTCTTCCAACACCGTGAATCTTGCAACAACTACTATGAAGCAGTTCCGGCTATCGTTGAGGAATACATGAACGAGATTTCCAAAATCACAGGCCGCAAGTATGGTTTGTTCGATTACTACGGTGCAGAAGATGCAGAACGCGTTATCATCGCCATGGGTTCTGTAACGGAAGCTGCCCGCGAAGCTATCGACCACCTCGTTGCCAATGGCGAAAAGGTTGGTTTGGTTGCCGTTCACTTGTATCGTCCGTTCTCTGCCAAGCACTTCCTTGCCGCCGTTCCCAAGACTGCCAAGAAGATTGCCGTACTGGACCGTACGAAAGAACCGGGTGCTAACGGCGAACCGTTGTACCTCGACGTAAAAGACTGTTTCTACGGTGCAGAGAATGCTCCGGTTATCGTAGGCGGCCGTTATGGTTTGGGTTCCAAGGATACTACTCCTGCTCAAATCCTCGCCGTTTACAAGAATCTGGCTATGCCGATGCCGAAGAACCACTTCACTATCGGTATCGTGGACGACGTTACCTTCACTTCTCTGCCCCAGGAAGAAGAAATCGCATTGGGCGGCGAAGGTATGTTCGAAGCCAAATTTTACGGTTTGGGCGCTGACGGTACAGTAGGTGCCAACAAGAACTCCGTAAAGATTATCGGTGACAACACCGACAAGCACTGCCAGGCCTATTTCTCTTACGACTCCAAGAAATCAGGCGGTTTCACTTGCTCGCACCTGCGTTTCGGTGACACTCCTATCCGCTCTACATACCTGGTAAATACGCCTAACTTCGTGGCTTGCCACGTTCAGGCTTACCTGCACATGTACGACGTAACCCGCGGCTTGCGTAAGAACGGCTCTTTCTTGCTGAACACCATCTGGGAAGGCGAAGAGCTGGCCAAGAACCTGCCTAACAAGGTGAAGAAGTACTTTGCACAAAACAATATCACTGTTTACTATATCAATGCAACCCAGATTGCACAAGAAATCGGTTTGGGCAACCGTACCAACACCATCCTGCAATCCGCATTCTTCCGTATCACCGGCGTTATTCCGGTTGACCTGGCTGTAGAGCAGATGAAGAAGTTCATCGTTAAGTCTTACGGCAAGAAGGGTGAAGATGTTGTCAACAAGAACTATGCAGCTGTTGACCGTGGCGGCGAATACAAGCAGCTGACCGTTGACCCGGCTTGGGCCAATCTGGCAGACGACGCCAAGGCTGAAAACAACGACCCTGCATTCATCAACGAAGTGGTTCGTCCTATCAACGCACAAGACGGTGACTTATTGCCGGTATCTGCATTCAAGGGTATCGAAGACGGTACTTGGGAACAAGGTACTGCCAAATATGAGAAACGTGGTGTAGCTGCATTCGTTCCCGAATGGAACGCTGAAAACTGTATCCAGTGTAACAAGTGTGCATACGTTTGTCCTCACGCTTCCATCCGTCCGTTCGTACTCGATGCTGAAGAGCAGAAGGGTGCCAACTTCACTCAACTGAAGGCTGTAGGTAAAGCATTCGACGGTATGACATTCCGTATTCAGGTAGACGTTCTCGACTGTCTGGGTTGTGGCAACTGTGCCGATGTCTGTCCGGGTAACCCGAAGAAGGGTGGCAAGGCTCTGACTATGAAGCACCTCGAAAGCCAATTGCCGGAAGCTGCCAACTGGACTTACTGTGCTGAAAACGTGAAGAGCAAACAACACTTGGTTGACATCAAGGCCAACGTGAAGAACTCCCAGTTCGCCACTCCGTTGTTCGAGTTCTCAGGCGCTTGCTCCGGTTGTGGTGAAACTCCGTATGTGAAGCTGATTTCCCAGTTGTTCGGTGACCGCGAAATGGTAGCCAACGCAACAGGATGTTCTTCCATCTACTCCGGTTCAGTACCTTCTACTCCTTATACCAAGAACGAAAAAGGTCACGGTCCTGCTTGGGCAAACTCATTGTTCGAGGACTTCTGCGAATTCGGTCTGGGTATGGAGCTTGCCAACGAAAAGATGCGCGCACGTATCGTGAAGGCTATGGAAGATGCCATCGCAGCAGAAGGAACTCCGGCCGAATACAAAGAAGTATTCCAGGCTTGGATTGAAAACATGTACGATGCAGACAAGAGCAAGGAACTGGCTGAAAAGATTATTCCGATGGTAGAAGCTGCCAAAGACAAGTGCGACAGCTGCAAGACTATCGCCAGTCTGTCTCAATACCTGGTAAAACGCAGCCAGTGGATTATCGGTGGTGACGGTGCTTCTTACGACATCGGTTACGGTGGTCTCGACCATGTAATCGCAAGCGGTAAGGATGTCAACATCCTCGTACTGGATACTGAGGTTTACTCCAACACAGGCGGTCAGTCTTCCAAGGCTACTCCGGTAGGCGCTATCGCCAAGTTTGCCGCTGCCGGTAAGCGTGTACGCAAGAAAGACCTCGGTCTGATGGCTACTACTTACGGTTACGTATACGTTGCCCAAATCGCTATGGGTGCCGACCAGGCTCAGACCCTGAAGGCTATCCGTGAAGCAGAAGCATATCCCGGTCCGTCACTCATCATCGCTTACGCTCCGTGTATCAACCACGGTCTGAAGGCAGGTATGGGCAAGAGCCAGGCAGAGGAAGAAAAGGCCGTTAAGTGCGGTTACTGGCACTTGTGGCGTTACAACCCGGCTCTGGAGGCTGAAGGCAAGAATCCGTTCACGCTGGATAGCAAGGAACCGGATTGGAGCGGATTCCAAGACTTCCTGAAGGGTGAAGTTCGTTACGCATCCGTAATGAAGCAATATCCGCAGGAGGCCGACGAGCTGTTCAAGGCTGCTGAAGAAAACGCTAAATGGCGTTACAATAGCTACAAGCGTCTTTCCAAAGAAAATTGGGGCGCTGAAGTTACAGAGTAA